TGCCGGCGCTGCGGCCATTGCCTGCATGAAGCTGCTGGTGGCCTGCGGTGCGCGTGCCGAGAACCTCGTGATGCTCGACCGCAAGGGCGTGATCCACACCGGTCGCGAGGATCTCAACCCCTACAAGGCGATGTTCGCCGTTGACACCGACAAGCGCACCCTGGATGACGCCATCGATGGCGCAGACGTCTTCGTCGGACTCTCCGGCCCCGGCCTGATGAGCGCCGACCACATCCGCAAGATGGCGCCCAACCCGGTGGTCTTCGCCTGCACCAACCCGGACCCGGAGATCCACCCCGACCTGGCCCGCGAAGTGCGCCCCGACGTGATCATGGCCACCGGCCGCTCGGACTACCCGAACCAGGTCAACAACGTACTGGGCTTCCCCTTCATCTTCCGCGGTGCCCTGGACGTGCGTGCCACCCGCATCAACGAGGAGATGAAGGTGGCCGCGGTTCACGCCCTGAAGGACCTGGCCCGCGAGCCGGTGCCCCAGGAGGTGCTGGATGCCTACGAGAAGAGCGAGATGAGCTTCGGCCGCGAGTACATCATCCCCACCCCGGTGGATGTGCGCCTGCTGGAGAGGATCACCTCCGCGGTAGCCCAGGCGGCGGTGGATTCCGGCGTGGCGCGTCGGCCCTACCCCTCCCACTATCCGCTGAAGAGCGTGGACGACGTTTACGGCGTGTAACGTACGGCGTGTAACGTACGTACGGCTCATCAGCCTCCGCGACGCCGGCCCTCGGGCCGGCGTCTTCGTGTCTGGGGGTTGGGGCGCCTACCAGCTGTAGAGCAGCGAGGCGCTGGTGGTGTGGTCGGTGCGCGCCTCGGCGCCCTCCGGGGGCTGCGAGTTGCGCTTGATCTCGTGGGAGAGGCGCAGCGCCAGGCGCGAGTTGAACCGCGCGGTCAGCGAGGAGAGCGAGCGGGAGGTGGTGTTGTCGTCGGTGGCTTCCACCGAGAGCTCCTGCTTGAGGGTGGTGGTCTCGGTGGCCTCGAGGTGCCAGTCCAGGGCCCCGTAGGCCACGGCGAGGGAGGCGTCGGGCTCGGTATCGATGCGGTCGCGGCGATAGCCGGGGCCGGCCTCCAGCGAGAGCCGATGGCGCTCGCCCTCGATCAGGTCGCGGCCGTAGCCGGCGATGGCGGCCAGCTGCTGGTCGTAGCCGCTGAAGCGATCCTTCTCCCAGCGGGCGAAGCCGAACAGGTAGTGGGGGCCCTCCAGGTCGTAGCGTTCGCGCCCGGTCAGGCGATACTGTTCGGCGCTGGCCTCGCCGTCCCGGGAGACGTGGCGCACCTCGCCGCGCAGCAGATGGGTCCAGCGATCACGCCACCAGGTCAGCTGGCTCTTGCCGATCAGGGTCTGGCTGTCGGTATTGCCGGCGAGGTGGGTATAGCCGAGCTCGGCCTCGCCGCTGAAGCCGTGGGGCGTCTCGTCGATGGGCGGCGGGGCGTAGAAGGGGCTGGCGAGGGTGGCGCCGCTGGCGGCTAACCCCAGCGCCAGG
The Halomonas alkalicola DNA segment above includes these coding regions:
- a CDS encoding malic enzyme-like NAD(P)-binding protein; amino-acid sequence: MSDARQAALDYHAKPIPGKLSIELTKPTATAKDLALAYSPGVAEPCREIARDPENAYRYTGKGNLVAVISDGSAILGLGNLGALASKPVMEGKGVLFKRFAGINSVDIEVNSESPQAFIDTVARIADTWGGINLEDIKAPECFEIEQALIEQCSIPVFHDDQHGTAIVTAAGMLNALEIAGKRLEDASIVCMGAGAAAIACMKLLVACGARAENLVMLDRKGVIHTGREDLNPYKAMFAVDTDKRTLDDAIDGADVFVGLSGPGLMSADHIRKMAPNPVVFACTNPDPEIHPDLAREVRPDVIMATGRSDYPNQVNNVLGFPFIFRGALDVRATRINEEMKVAAVHALKDLAREPVPQEVLDAYEKSEMSFGREYIIPTPVDVRLLERITSAVAQAAVDSGVARRPYPSHYPLKSVDDVYGV
- a CDS encoding DUF481 domain-containing protein; this encodes MPHLASRLMILALGLAASGATLASPFYAPPPIDETPHGFSGEAELGYTHLAGNTDSQTLIGKSQLTWWRDRWTHLLRGEVRHVSRDGEASAEQYRLTGRERYDLEGPHYLFGFARWEKDRFSGYDQQLAAIAGYGRDLIEGERHRLSLEAGPGYRRDRIDTEPDASLAVAYGALDWHLEATETTTLKQELSVEATDDNTTSRSLSSLTARFNSRLALRLSHEIKRNSQPPEGAEARTDHTTSASLLYSW